A genomic segment from Equus przewalskii isolate Varuska chromosome X, EquPr2, whole genome shotgun sequence encodes:
- the LOC103567713 gene encoding arylsulfatase D isoform X2, translating to MGRGQPGIRPRAAPKARLRTVGYARSPVRPRPSQTRSPASVCSGCLGKTALLDLPGASGVLLIPHLSFSNVSRSGAPSLPGAGAPGHLAEGAVRPRWASGRLTQALKASAPHRTLRFGVNSAKVVGRRGLDQFSQRNLILAKPRLSQRNRKQPRSRLPRDCGPLVLMVGLLLRTCELTAAGALQPNILLIMADDLGIGDLGCYGNSTLRTPHIDRLAEEGVRLTQHLAAAPLCTPSRAAFLTGRHSFRSGMDASDGYRALQWNGGSGGLPENETTFARILQQQGYATGLIGKWHQGVNCESRVDHCHHPLNHGFDYFYGMPFTLVNDCHPDRPPEVDAATRAKLWRYTQMLALGMLTVAASKACGLISVSWKAVTGAAGLVFLFFASWYASFGFVRRWNCILMRNHDVTEQPMVLERTASLMLKEAVSYIERNKHGPFLLFVSLLHVHIPLVTTKEFLGESQHGLYGDNVEEMDWLVGEILNAVEENGLKNTTFTYFTSDHGGHLEARDEHSQLGGWNGIYRGGKGMGGWEGGIRVPGIFRWPGLLPAGRVIHEPTSLMDVFPTVVQLAGGQVPQDRVIDGRSLVPLLQGAAEHSEHEFLFHYCGKHLHAARWHDKDSGRLWKVHYMTPRFHPEGAGACYGQGVCPCSGEGVTQHNPPLLFELSRDPSEARPLTPGSEPLYHAVVARVGQAVEEHRETLSPVPPQFSLSNILWKPWLQPCCGIFPFCSCTQDEDHRET from the exons ATGGGGCGGGGACAGCCCGGGATCCGCCCCCGCGCCGCTCCAAAAGCCCGGTTACGCACGGTCGGTTACGCACGGTCGCCCGTGCGCCCAAGGCCCTCGCAGACAAGGTCCCCTGCAAGTGTGTGCAGTGGCTGTTTGGGCAAAACAGCCTTGCTGGATCTCCCTGGCGCGTCTGGGGTGCTTTTAATCCCACATTTATCGTTTTCAAATGTAAGTCGTTCTGGCGCTCCCAGCCTCCCGGGAGCCGGAGCTCCGGGACATCTGGCGGAAGGCGCGGTGAGGCCACGCTGGGCCTCTGGCCGGCTGACCCAGGCCCTGAAGGCCAGCGCCCCACATCGTACCCTGCGGTTTGGTGTGAATTCAGCCAAAGTGGTGGGAAGGAGGGGCCTGGATCAATTCAGTCAAAGGAACCTAATTTTGGCCAAACCGCGACTTTCACAACGAAACCGAAAACAACCTCGCTCACGTTTACCGCG GGACTGTGGGCCCCTCGTCCTCATGGTGGGTTTGCTACTGAGGACTTGCGAGTTAACAGCAGCCGGTGCCTTGCAGCCGAACATCCTGCTGATAATGGCAGATGATCTGGGCATTGGGGACCTCGGTTGCTATGGGAACAGCACGCTGAG GACGCCCCATATCGACCGGCTTGCTGAGGAAGGCGTGAGGCTCACCCAGCACCTGGCGGCCGCCCCGCTCTGCACTCCGAGCAGAGCTGCGTTTCTCACAGGGAGACACTCTTTCAGATCAG GCATGGACGCCAGCGATGGGTACCGGGCGCTGCAGTGGAACGGAGGCTCGGGCGGGCTCCCTGAGAACGAGACCACGTTTGCGAGAATCCTGCAGCAACAAGGTTATGCAACGGGCCTCATAG GAAAATGGCACCAGGGTGTAAACTGTGAATCCCGCGTAGACCACTGCCACCACCCGCTAAACCATGGATTTGACTATTTTTATGGCATGCCCTTCACACTCGTGAATGACTGCCACCCAGACAGGCCCCCGGAAGTGGACGCCGCCACGCGAGCGAAACTCTGGCGTTACACCCAGATGCTGGCCCTGGGGATGCTCACCGTTGCTGCCAGCAAGGCCTGTGGGTTAATCTCCGTGTCCTGGAAAGCGGTTACGGGTGCGGCCGGCCTCGTCTTCCTGTTTTTCGCGTCCTGGTACGCCAGCTTTGGGTTCGTGCGCCGCTGGAATTGCATCCTGATGAGAAACCATGACGTCACAGAGCAGCCCATGGTTTTGGAAAGGACAGCGAGTCTCATGCTCAAGGAAGCGGTTTCCTACATTGAAAG AAATAAGCACGGGCCATTCCTGCTCTTCGTTTCCTTGTTGCACGTACACATCCCCCTTGTGACCACGAAAGAGTTTCTTGGCGAAAGCCAGCATGGCTTATATGGCGACAACGTGGAAGAGATGGACTGGCTTGTAG GTGAAATTCTTAACGCCGTCGAAGAGAACGGCTTGAAAAACACGACATTCACCTACTTTACCTCCGATCACGGGGGACATTTGGAGGCAAGAGACGAACACAGCCAGCTCGGAGGATGGAACGGAATATACAGAG GTGGCAAAGGCATGGGCGGCTGGGAAGGCGGGATCCGTGTCCCCGGGATATTCCGGTGGCCCGGGTTGCTGCCGGCCGGCCGAGTGATCCACGAGCCCACCAGCCTGATGGATGTTTTCCCCACCGTGGTCCAGCTGGCGGGCGGCCAGGTGCCCCAGGACAG GGTGATCGATGGCCGTAGCCTGGTGCCCTTGCTGCAGGGAGCTGCTGAGCACTCGGAGCATGAGTTTCTGTTTCATTACTGCGGGAAGCATCTGCACGCAGCTCGCTGGCACGACAAGGACA GTGGAAGACTCTGGAAGGTCCATTACATGACGCCACGGTTCCACCCGGAGGGAGCGGGCGCCTGCTACGGCCAAGGCGTGTGCCCGTGCTCTGGGGAGGGCGTGACCCAGCACAACCCCCCTTTGCTCTTTGAGCTCTCCAGGGACCCTTCCGAGGCACGGCCCCTGACTCCCGGCTCTGAGCCCCTGTACCACGCAGTGGTAGCGAGGGTGGGCCAGGCGGTGGAGGAGCACAGGGAGACCCTGAGTCCTGTGCCACCACAGTTTTCACTGAGCAACATCCTGTGGAAGCCGTGGCTGCAGCCTTGCTGTGGCATCTTCCCCTTCTGCTCCTGCACCCAGGACGAGGACCACAGGGAGACATGA
- the LOC103567713 gene encoding arylsulfatase D isoform X5 yields the protein MVGLLLRTCELTAAGALQPNILLIMADDLGIGDLGCYGNSTLRTPHIDRLAEEGVRLTQHLAAAPLCTPSRAAFLTGRHSFRSGMDASDGYRALQWNGGSGGLPENETTFARILQQQGYATGLIGKWHQGVNCESRVDHCHHPLNHGFDYFYGMPFTLVNDCHPDRPPEVDAATRAKLWRYTQMLALGMLTVAASKACGLISVSWKAVTGAAGLVFLFFASWYASFGFVRRWNCILMRNHDVTEQPMVLERTASLMLKEAVSYIERNKHGPFLLFVSLLHVHIPLVTTKEFLGESQHGLYGDNVEEMDWLVGEILNAVEENGLKNTTFTYFTSDHGGHLEARDEHSQLGGWNGIYRGGKGMGGWEGGIRVPGIFRWPGLLPAGRVIHEPTSLMDVFPTVVQLAGGQVPQDRVIDGRSLVPLLQGAAEHSEHEFLFHYCGKHLHAARWHDKDSGRLWKVHYMTPRFHPEGAGACYGQGVCPCSGEGVTQHNPPLLFELSRDPSEARPLTPGSEPLYHAVVARVGQAVEEHRETLSPVPPQFSLSNILWKPWLQPCCGIFPFCSCTQDEDHRET from the exons ATGGTGGGTTTGCTACTGAGGACTTGCGAGTTAACAGCAGCCGGTGCCTTGCAGCCGAACATCCTGCTGATAATGGCAGATGATCTGGGCATTGGGGACCTCGGTTGCTATGGGAACAGCACGCTGAG GACGCCCCATATCGACCGGCTTGCTGAGGAAGGCGTGAGGCTCACCCAGCACCTGGCGGCCGCCCCGCTCTGCACTCCGAGCAGAGCTGCGTTTCTCACAGGGAGACACTCTTTCAGATCAG GCATGGACGCCAGCGATGGGTACCGGGCGCTGCAGTGGAACGGAGGCTCGGGCGGGCTCCCTGAGAACGAGACCACGTTTGCGAGAATCCTGCAGCAACAAGGTTATGCAACGGGCCTCATAG GAAAATGGCACCAGGGTGTAAACTGTGAATCCCGCGTAGACCACTGCCACCACCCGCTAAACCATGGATTTGACTATTTTTATGGCATGCCCTTCACACTCGTGAATGACTGCCACCCAGACAGGCCCCCGGAAGTGGACGCCGCCACGCGAGCGAAACTCTGGCGTTACACCCAGATGCTGGCCCTGGGGATGCTCACCGTTGCTGCCAGCAAGGCCTGTGGGTTAATCTCCGTGTCCTGGAAAGCGGTTACGGGTGCGGCCGGCCTCGTCTTCCTGTTTTTCGCGTCCTGGTACGCCAGCTTTGGGTTCGTGCGCCGCTGGAATTGCATCCTGATGAGAAACCATGACGTCACAGAGCAGCCCATGGTTTTGGAAAGGACAGCGAGTCTCATGCTCAAGGAAGCGGTTTCCTACATTGAAAG AAATAAGCACGGGCCATTCCTGCTCTTCGTTTCCTTGTTGCACGTACACATCCCCCTTGTGACCACGAAAGAGTTTCTTGGCGAAAGCCAGCATGGCTTATATGGCGACAACGTGGAAGAGATGGACTGGCTTGTAG GTGAAATTCTTAACGCCGTCGAAGAGAACGGCTTGAAAAACACGACATTCACCTACTTTACCTCCGATCACGGGGGACATTTGGAGGCAAGAGACGAACACAGCCAGCTCGGAGGATGGAACGGAATATACAGAG GTGGCAAAGGCATGGGCGGCTGGGAAGGCGGGATCCGTGTCCCCGGGATATTCCGGTGGCCCGGGTTGCTGCCGGCCGGCCGAGTGATCCACGAGCCCACCAGCCTGATGGATGTTTTCCCCACCGTGGTCCAGCTGGCGGGCGGCCAGGTGCCCCAGGACAG GGTGATCGATGGCCGTAGCCTGGTGCCCTTGCTGCAGGGAGCTGCTGAGCACTCGGAGCATGAGTTTCTGTTTCATTACTGCGGGAAGCATCTGCACGCAGCTCGCTGGCACGACAAGGACA GTGGAAGACTCTGGAAGGTCCATTACATGACGCCACGGTTCCACCCGGAGGGAGCGGGCGCCTGCTACGGCCAAGGCGTGTGCCCGTGCTCTGGGGAGGGCGTGACCCAGCACAACCCCCCTTTGCTCTTTGAGCTCTCCAGGGACCCTTCCGAGGCACGGCCCCTGACTCCCGGCTCTGAGCCCCTGTACCACGCAGTGGTAGCGAGGGTGGGCCAGGCGGTGGAGGAGCACAGGGAGACCCTGAGTCCTGTGCCACCACAGTTTTCACTGAGCAACATCCTGTGGAAGCCGTGGCTGCAGCCTTGCTGTGGCATCTTCCCCTTCTGCTCCTGCACCCAGGACGAGGACCACAGGGAGACATGA
- the LOC103567713 gene encoding arylsulfatase D isoform X6, giving the protein MALRTPARPSFQPGARESGLRDCGPLVLMVGLLLRTCELTAAGALQPNILLIMADDLGIGDLGCYGNSTLRTPHIDRLAEEGVRLTQHLAAAPLCTPSRAAFLTGRHSFRSGMDASDGYRALQWNGGSGGLPENETTFARILQQQGYATGLIGKWHQGVNCESRVDHCHHPLNHGFDYFYGMPFTLVNDCHPDRPPEVDAATRAKLWRYTQMLALGMLTVAASKACGLISVSWKAVTGAAGLVFLFFASWYASFGFVRRWNCILMRNHDVTEQPMVLERTASLMLKEAVSYIERNKHGPFLLFVSLLHVHIPLVTTKEFLGESQHGLYGDNVEEMDWLVGEILNAVEENGLKNTTFTYFTSDHGGHLEARDEHSQLGGWNGIYRGGKGMGGWEGGIRVPGIFRWPGLLPAGRVIHEPTSLMDVFPTVVQLAGGQVPQDRVIDGRSLVPLLQGAAEHSEHEFLFHYCGKHLHAARWHDKDSGRLWKVHYMTPRFHPEGAGACYGQGVCPCSGEGVTQHNPPLLFELSRDPSEARPLTPGSEPLYHAVVARVGQAVEEHRETLSPVPPQFSLSNILWKPWLQPCCGIFPFCSCTQDEDHRET; this is encoded by the exons ATGGCCCTGAGGACCCCTGCTCGGCCCTCCTTCCAGCCCGGAGCCCGGGAATCGGGATTAAG GGACTGTGGGCCCCTCGTCCTCATGGTGGGTTTGCTACTGAGGACTTGCGAGTTAACAGCAGCCGGTGCCTTGCAGCCGAACATCCTGCTGATAATGGCAGATGATCTGGGCATTGGGGACCTCGGTTGCTATGGGAACAGCACGCTGAG GACGCCCCATATCGACCGGCTTGCTGAGGAAGGCGTGAGGCTCACCCAGCACCTGGCGGCCGCCCCGCTCTGCACTCCGAGCAGAGCTGCGTTTCTCACAGGGAGACACTCTTTCAGATCAG GCATGGACGCCAGCGATGGGTACCGGGCGCTGCAGTGGAACGGAGGCTCGGGCGGGCTCCCTGAGAACGAGACCACGTTTGCGAGAATCCTGCAGCAACAAGGTTATGCAACGGGCCTCATAG GAAAATGGCACCAGGGTGTAAACTGTGAATCCCGCGTAGACCACTGCCACCACCCGCTAAACCATGGATTTGACTATTTTTATGGCATGCCCTTCACACTCGTGAATGACTGCCACCCAGACAGGCCCCCGGAAGTGGACGCCGCCACGCGAGCGAAACTCTGGCGTTACACCCAGATGCTGGCCCTGGGGATGCTCACCGTTGCTGCCAGCAAGGCCTGTGGGTTAATCTCCGTGTCCTGGAAAGCGGTTACGGGTGCGGCCGGCCTCGTCTTCCTGTTTTTCGCGTCCTGGTACGCCAGCTTTGGGTTCGTGCGCCGCTGGAATTGCATCCTGATGAGAAACCATGACGTCACAGAGCAGCCCATGGTTTTGGAAAGGACAGCGAGTCTCATGCTCAAGGAAGCGGTTTCCTACATTGAAAG AAATAAGCACGGGCCATTCCTGCTCTTCGTTTCCTTGTTGCACGTACACATCCCCCTTGTGACCACGAAAGAGTTTCTTGGCGAAAGCCAGCATGGCTTATATGGCGACAACGTGGAAGAGATGGACTGGCTTGTAG GTGAAATTCTTAACGCCGTCGAAGAGAACGGCTTGAAAAACACGACATTCACCTACTTTACCTCCGATCACGGGGGACATTTGGAGGCAAGAGACGAACACAGCCAGCTCGGAGGATGGAACGGAATATACAGAG GTGGCAAAGGCATGGGCGGCTGGGAAGGCGGGATCCGTGTCCCCGGGATATTCCGGTGGCCCGGGTTGCTGCCGGCCGGCCGAGTGATCCACGAGCCCACCAGCCTGATGGATGTTTTCCCCACCGTGGTCCAGCTGGCGGGCGGCCAGGTGCCCCAGGACAG GGTGATCGATGGCCGTAGCCTGGTGCCCTTGCTGCAGGGAGCTGCTGAGCACTCGGAGCATGAGTTTCTGTTTCATTACTGCGGGAAGCATCTGCACGCAGCTCGCTGGCACGACAAGGACA GTGGAAGACTCTGGAAGGTCCATTACATGACGCCACGGTTCCACCCGGAGGGAGCGGGCGCCTGCTACGGCCAAGGCGTGTGCCCGTGCTCTGGGGAGGGCGTGACCCAGCACAACCCCCCTTTGCTCTTTGAGCTCTCCAGGGACCCTTCCGAGGCACGGCCCCTGACTCCCGGCTCTGAGCCCCTGTACCACGCAGTGGTAGCGAGGGTGGGCCAGGCGGTGGAGGAGCACAGGGAGACCCTGAGTCCTGTGCCACCACAGTTTTCACTGAGCAACATCCTGTGGAAGCCGTGGCTGCAGCCTTGCTGTGGCATCTTCCCCTTCTGCTCCTGCACCCAGGACGAGGACCACAGGGAGACATGA
- the LOC103567713 gene encoding arylsulfatase D isoform X4, whose protein sequence is MDCGPLVLMVGLLLRTCELTAAGALQPNILLIMADDLGIGDLGCYGNSTLRTPHIDRLAEEGVRLTQHLAAAPLCTPSRAAFLTGRHSFRSGMDASDGYRALQWNGGSGGLPENETTFARILQQQGYATGLIGKWHQGVNCESRVDHCHHPLNHGFDYFYGMPFTLVNDCHPDRPPEVDAATRAKLWRYTQMLALGMLTVAASKACGLISVSWKAVTGAAGLVFLFFASWYASFGFVRRWNCILMRNHDVTEQPMVLERTASLMLKEAVSYIERNKHGPFLLFVSLLHVHIPLVTTKEFLGESQHGLYGDNVEEMDWLVGEILNAVEENGLKNTTFTYFTSDHGGHLEARDEHSQLGGWNGIYRGGKGMGGWEGGIRVPGIFRWPGLLPAGRVIHEPTSLMDVFPTVVQLAGGQVPQDRVIDGRSLVPLLQGAAEHSEHEFLFHYCGKHLHAARWHDKDSGRLWKVHYMTPRFHPEGAGACYGQGVCPCSGEGVTQHNPPLLFELSRDPSEARPLTPGSEPLYHAVVARVGQAVEEHRETLSPVPPQFSLSNILWKPWLQPCCGIFPFCSCTQDEDHRET, encoded by the exons AT GGACTGTGGGCCCCTCGTCCTCATGGTGGGTTTGCTACTGAGGACTTGCGAGTTAACAGCAGCCGGTGCCTTGCAGCCGAACATCCTGCTGATAATGGCAGATGATCTGGGCATTGGGGACCTCGGTTGCTATGGGAACAGCACGCTGAG GACGCCCCATATCGACCGGCTTGCTGAGGAAGGCGTGAGGCTCACCCAGCACCTGGCGGCCGCCCCGCTCTGCACTCCGAGCAGAGCTGCGTTTCTCACAGGGAGACACTCTTTCAGATCAG GCATGGACGCCAGCGATGGGTACCGGGCGCTGCAGTGGAACGGAGGCTCGGGCGGGCTCCCTGAGAACGAGACCACGTTTGCGAGAATCCTGCAGCAACAAGGTTATGCAACGGGCCTCATAG GAAAATGGCACCAGGGTGTAAACTGTGAATCCCGCGTAGACCACTGCCACCACCCGCTAAACCATGGATTTGACTATTTTTATGGCATGCCCTTCACACTCGTGAATGACTGCCACCCAGACAGGCCCCCGGAAGTGGACGCCGCCACGCGAGCGAAACTCTGGCGTTACACCCAGATGCTGGCCCTGGGGATGCTCACCGTTGCTGCCAGCAAGGCCTGTGGGTTAATCTCCGTGTCCTGGAAAGCGGTTACGGGTGCGGCCGGCCTCGTCTTCCTGTTTTTCGCGTCCTGGTACGCCAGCTTTGGGTTCGTGCGCCGCTGGAATTGCATCCTGATGAGAAACCATGACGTCACAGAGCAGCCCATGGTTTTGGAAAGGACAGCGAGTCTCATGCTCAAGGAAGCGGTTTCCTACATTGAAAG AAATAAGCACGGGCCATTCCTGCTCTTCGTTTCCTTGTTGCACGTACACATCCCCCTTGTGACCACGAAAGAGTTTCTTGGCGAAAGCCAGCATGGCTTATATGGCGACAACGTGGAAGAGATGGACTGGCTTGTAG GTGAAATTCTTAACGCCGTCGAAGAGAACGGCTTGAAAAACACGACATTCACCTACTTTACCTCCGATCACGGGGGACATTTGGAGGCAAGAGACGAACACAGCCAGCTCGGAGGATGGAACGGAATATACAGAG GTGGCAAAGGCATGGGCGGCTGGGAAGGCGGGATCCGTGTCCCCGGGATATTCCGGTGGCCCGGGTTGCTGCCGGCCGGCCGAGTGATCCACGAGCCCACCAGCCTGATGGATGTTTTCCCCACCGTGGTCCAGCTGGCGGGCGGCCAGGTGCCCCAGGACAG GGTGATCGATGGCCGTAGCCTGGTGCCCTTGCTGCAGGGAGCTGCTGAGCACTCGGAGCATGAGTTTCTGTTTCATTACTGCGGGAAGCATCTGCACGCAGCTCGCTGGCACGACAAGGACA GTGGAAGACTCTGGAAGGTCCATTACATGACGCCACGGTTCCACCCGGAGGGAGCGGGCGCCTGCTACGGCCAAGGCGTGTGCCCGTGCTCTGGGGAGGGCGTGACCCAGCACAACCCCCCTTTGCTCTTTGAGCTCTCCAGGGACCCTTCCGAGGCACGGCCCCTGACTCCCGGCTCTGAGCCCCTGTACCACGCAGTGGTAGCGAGGGTGGGCCAGGCGGTGGAGGAGCACAGGGAGACCCTGAGTCCTGTGCCACCACAGTTTTCACTGAGCAACATCCTGTGGAAGCCGTGGCTGCAGCCTTGCTGTGGCATCTTCCCCTTCTGCTCCTGCACCCAGGACGAGGACCACAGGGAGACATGA
- the LOC103567713 gene encoding arylsulfatase D isoform X3, whose product MGSTAQTGRALPATRCPRDCGPLVLMVGLLLRTCELTAAGALQPNILLIMADDLGIGDLGCYGNSTLRTPHIDRLAEEGVRLTQHLAAAPLCTPSRAAFLTGRHSFRSGMDASDGYRALQWNGGSGGLPENETTFARILQQQGYATGLIGKWHQGVNCESRVDHCHHPLNHGFDYFYGMPFTLVNDCHPDRPPEVDAATRAKLWRYTQMLALGMLTVAASKACGLISVSWKAVTGAAGLVFLFFASWYASFGFVRRWNCILMRNHDVTEQPMVLERTASLMLKEAVSYIERNKHGPFLLFVSLLHVHIPLVTTKEFLGESQHGLYGDNVEEMDWLVGEILNAVEENGLKNTTFTYFTSDHGGHLEARDEHSQLGGWNGIYRGGKGMGGWEGGIRVPGIFRWPGLLPAGRVIHEPTSLMDVFPTVVQLAGGQVPQDRVIDGRSLVPLLQGAAEHSEHEFLFHYCGKHLHAARWHDKDSGRLWKVHYMTPRFHPEGAGACYGQGVCPCSGEGVTQHNPPLLFELSRDPSEARPLTPGSEPLYHAVVARVGQAVEEHRETLSPVPPQFSLSNILWKPWLQPCCGIFPFCSCTQDEDHRET is encoded by the exons ATGGGATCCACCGCGCAGACGGGACGCGCCCTGCCCGCCACCAGGTGCCCCAG GGACTGTGGGCCCCTCGTCCTCATGGTGGGTTTGCTACTGAGGACTTGCGAGTTAACAGCAGCCGGTGCCTTGCAGCCGAACATCCTGCTGATAATGGCAGATGATCTGGGCATTGGGGACCTCGGTTGCTATGGGAACAGCACGCTGAG GACGCCCCATATCGACCGGCTTGCTGAGGAAGGCGTGAGGCTCACCCAGCACCTGGCGGCCGCCCCGCTCTGCACTCCGAGCAGAGCTGCGTTTCTCACAGGGAGACACTCTTTCAGATCAG GCATGGACGCCAGCGATGGGTACCGGGCGCTGCAGTGGAACGGAGGCTCGGGCGGGCTCCCTGAGAACGAGACCACGTTTGCGAGAATCCTGCAGCAACAAGGTTATGCAACGGGCCTCATAG GAAAATGGCACCAGGGTGTAAACTGTGAATCCCGCGTAGACCACTGCCACCACCCGCTAAACCATGGATTTGACTATTTTTATGGCATGCCCTTCACACTCGTGAATGACTGCCACCCAGACAGGCCCCCGGAAGTGGACGCCGCCACGCGAGCGAAACTCTGGCGTTACACCCAGATGCTGGCCCTGGGGATGCTCACCGTTGCTGCCAGCAAGGCCTGTGGGTTAATCTCCGTGTCCTGGAAAGCGGTTACGGGTGCGGCCGGCCTCGTCTTCCTGTTTTTCGCGTCCTGGTACGCCAGCTTTGGGTTCGTGCGCCGCTGGAATTGCATCCTGATGAGAAACCATGACGTCACAGAGCAGCCCATGGTTTTGGAAAGGACAGCGAGTCTCATGCTCAAGGAAGCGGTTTCCTACATTGAAAG AAATAAGCACGGGCCATTCCTGCTCTTCGTTTCCTTGTTGCACGTACACATCCCCCTTGTGACCACGAAAGAGTTTCTTGGCGAAAGCCAGCATGGCTTATATGGCGACAACGTGGAAGAGATGGACTGGCTTGTAG GTGAAATTCTTAACGCCGTCGAAGAGAACGGCTTGAAAAACACGACATTCACCTACTTTACCTCCGATCACGGGGGACATTTGGAGGCAAGAGACGAACACAGCCAGCTCGGAGGATGGAACGGAATATACAGAG GTGGCAAAGGCATGGGCGGCTGGGAAGGCGGGATCCGTGTCCCCGGGATATTCCGGTGGCCCGGGTTGCTGCCGGCCGGCCGAGTGATCCACGAGCCCACCAGCCTGATGGATGTTTTCCCCACCGTGGTCCAGCTGGCGGGCGGCCAGGTGCCCCAGGACAG GGTGATCGATGGCCGTAGCCTGGTGCCCTTGCTGCAGGGAGCTGCTGAGCACTCGGAGCATGAGTTTCTGTTTCATTACTGCGGGAAGCATCTGCACGCAGCTCGCTGGCACGACAAGGACA GTGGAAGACTCTGGAAGGTCCATTACATGACGCCACGGTTCCACCCGGAGGGAGCGGGCGCCTGCTACGGCCAAGGCGTGTGCCCGTGCTCTGGGGAGGGCGTGACCCAGCACAACCCCCCTTTGCTCTTTGAGCTCTCCAGGGACCCTTCCGAGGCACGGCCCCTGACTCCCGGCTCTGAGCCCCTGTACCACGCAGTGGTAGCGAGGGTGGGCCAGGCGGTGGAGGAGCACAGGGAGACCCTGAGTCCTGTGCCACCACAGTTTTCACTGAGCAACATCCTGTGGAAGCCGTGGCTGCAGCCTTGCTGTGGCATCTTCCCCTTCTGCTCCTGCACCCAGGACGAGGACCACAGGGAGACATGA